One genomic window of Hydra vulgaris chromosome 03, alternate assembly HydraT2T_AEP includes the following:
- the LOC105848562 gene encoding uncharacterized protein LOC105848562 codes for MLKHTSSRNELRQFGSFSDFEQKDNLTNEFFEDTFHSTFENELQFELTNEESETADNGELYENTTKAKDQKHKQPNVARLKRNRSLQIAMGEAEEITEEVRLNNSKLVIHRRKPLKKNSRFLDESLSLSIDERYFENGDSSKNNWSNVSESAVSDLSNSENEGYKIETNQAFPSYRLSNVVNQKKSFSAFLEPNLTENSLKNNPGKQNGGENHYRSEKMPSYYNRQSQFTPTFIENTGSSSRLSKNSHSTMPAKLAPDQHNVLGRSSVNRTSSYSAGSNSNVNHLEKSFMENRDLDQSKHKANHLAPENSIMKPSIKKSIVLENKYLDNEQSRNVCFVTTEQNTNVATLKVQKTKWILAILILIVAVFCAVGSFIHYYVGHYPEKEYLNQADVLLLGSLSDFCGGITAKSSEESGIRIINFKLITSQNALKYTKSERTTIFPSSFWKRQFKFLKGSYVRFKIVTDDEVEMFIFVGEQNYTIWSQRKESETYLKMKSCCSSSKKNEGELELVAERDDVYIFTLFNDIQVLPVNVYIELEFHRKSYDFTQTVATCTSNNKNSCFLPVPFNSNDRIALEVPLANEAGVISKSNEIEWKCEARVWLFCLVYIGGFLATAIVIILVRYIYIRIQLRRTFLKCQTKYVPNDKYIPNYSSYYDNFGQGAFTVGNSYLENNMTGISSRSLNSASRLTNKTPSRLTNRTSSRLTNSSKYMSGWNTERTDVVSACNVKNKSVSLIYNEQKIDQTDSGISDDQEYSPIVTQCSTPSIRQPVVCESLNDSSAKNNLMLLQDLKFDENSLKYQRRAQLVAGPRIENIIQKKNFSEDGLYFKKSQHLYPSDNERSKYEYQTLNKSFHNQCFDNDKLLFV; via the exons ATGTTAAAACATACGTCTAGTCGAAACGAACTAAGACAATTTGGATCATTCAGTGATTTTGAGCAAAAAGATAACTTGACTAATGAATTTTTCGAAGACACTTTTCACTCAACTTTTGAAAACGAATTGCAATTTGAATTGACAAATGAAG agagTGAAACAGCAGATAATGGCGAATTATATGAAAATACAACGAAAGCCAAAGATCAGAAACATAAACAGCCAAATGTTGCTCGTTTAAAAAGAAATCGATCTTTACAAATAGCTATGGGAGAAGCTGAAGAGATTACAGAAGAAGTTCGGCTTAATAATTCTAAACTTGTTATTCATAGGagaaaaccgttaaaaaaaaattccagattTCTTGATGAAAGTCTCTCACTGAGCATTGATGAGAGATATTTTGAGAATGGTGATTCCAGTAAAAACAACTGGTCAAATGTAAGTGAAAGTGCAGTTAGCGATTTGTCGAACAGTGAAAACGAAGGttataaaatagaaacaaatCAAGCTTTTCCATCTTACCGGTTGTCGAACGTGGTAAATCAAAAGAAAAGCTTTAGTGCCTTCTTAGAGCCCAATTTAACggaaaacagtttaaaaaataacccTGGCAAACAAAATGGCGGGGAAAATCATTACAGATCTGAAAAGATGCCCTCTTACTATAATCGTCAAAGTCAATTTACTCCGacttttattgaaaatactGGAAGCTCTTCGAGATTGTCAAAAAACAGCCACTCCACAATGCCAGCAAAACTTGCCCCCGACCAACATAATGTTCTAGGTAGAAGCAGTGTAAATAGAACTTCTTCTTATAGTGCTGGTTCAAACAGCAACGTAAACCACTTAGAGAAATCTTTTATGGAAAACAGAGACTTAGACCAATCAAAACATAAAGCAAATCATCTTGCGCCTGAAAATAGTATTATGAAGCCAtccattaaaaaatcaattgttttagaaaataaatacttGGACAACGAACAATCTCGTAACGTCTGTTTTGTAACAACAGAACAAAATACAAACGTTGCAACACTAAAAGtgcaaaaaactaaatggattttaGCTATATTGATATTAATTGTTGCTGTTTTTTGCGCAGTTGGGagttttattcattattatgtCGGGCATTATCCGGAAAAAGAATATCTTAATCAGGCCGATGTCTTGCTTTTAGGCTCATTATCTGACTTTTGCGGTGGGATAACAGCAAAATCTAGCGAAGAGAGTGGAATtcgaataattaattttaaactcattactAGTCAAAATGcgctaaaatatacaaaaagcGAACGGACAACAATTTTTCCGTCGTCTTTTTGGAAAAGACAGTTTAAATTTCTCAAAGGTAGTTATGTTAGGTTCAAAATAGTTACCGATGACGAAGTAgaaatgtttatatttgttgGAGAACAAAACTATACTATTTGGTCGCAAAGGAAAGAGTCTGAAACATATCTTAAAATGAAATCATGTTGCTCTAGCTCAAAAAAGAATGAAGGCGAACTCGAATTAGTAGCTGAAAGAGATGACgtgtatatttttactttatttaatgaCATCCAGGTTTTACCGGTTAATGTTTATATAGAGTTAGAATTTCATAGAAAAAGCTACGACTTTACTCAAACTGTCGCCACCTGtacatcaaataataaaaactcttGCTTCTTACCTGTTCCATTTAACAGCAACGATAGAATAGCTTTAGAAGTACCTTTAGCTAATGAAGCCGGagtaatatcaaaaagtaaCGAAATTGAATGGAAATGTGAAGCCAGAGTGTGGCTTTTTTGCTTAGTATACATTGGGGGTTTTCTCGCAACAGCAATAGTAATTATTTTGGTGCGATATATTTACATTAGAATTCAACTACGTCGTACCTTTTTAAAGTGTCAAACTAAATATGTGCCGAACGATAAATATATACCAAACTATTCTAGTTACTATGACAATTTTGGCCAGGGAGCATTTACAGTTGGGAacagttatttagaaaataacatGACTGGTATATCATCTAGATCATTAAACAGTGCATCAAGATTAACAAATAAGACACCTTCAAGATTGACAAACAGGACATCGTCAAGGTTAACAAACAGTTCAAAATATATGTCAGGGTGGAATACTGAGAGAACCGATGTTGTCTCTGCATgcaatgttaaaaataaatcagtttctttaatatacaatgaacaaaaaatagatCAAACAGATAGTGGTATATCTGATGACCAAGAATATAGCCCTATTGTTACTCAGTGTTCAACACCAAGTATTCGTCAACCAGTTGTATGCGAATCATTAAACGACTCTTCagcaaaaaataacttaatgcTTTTACAAGACTTAAAATTCGatgaaaattctttaaaatatcaaagaagGGCTCAGCTTGTTGCTGGTCCACGCATTGaaaacattattcaaaaaaaaaatttctctgaagatggtttatattttaaaaagtcacaACATCTTTATCCTTCTGACAATGAAAGATCAAAATATGAGTATCAgactttaaacaaaagttttcatAACCAATGTTTTGATAACGACAAACTTTTATtcgtttaa
- the LOC136078585 gene encoding uncharacterized protein LOC136078585, giving the protein MGKAEEVSDEIKKLIIKAVGKKMTYKKISELYNVSKPGICHIMKRFRQRKTIESKPRSGRPKVTTEKADRLLVRFCKNNPRMTAVELNSIMHQFYGTNCSVDTTKRRLRQNNLYGRRPVTKPLISARNLRTIKQ; this is encoded by the coding sequence atgGGAAAAGCTGAGGAGGTTTCAgatgaaataaagaaattaattataaaagctGTGGGCAAAAAAATGACTTACAAAAAGATTTCTGAACTTTACAATGTTTCTAAACCAGGAATATGTCACATTATGAAAAGGTTTCGTCAGCGCAAAACTATTGAAAGCAAGCCTCGCTCTGGAAGACCGAAAGTTACAACTGAAAAGGCTGATAGACTATTAGTAAGGTTTTGCAAGAATAATCCTCGCATGACTGCTGTCGAACTTAATTCAATTATGCATCAGTTTTATGGCACAAACTGTAGCGTTGATACAACTAAACGTCGATTACGACAAAATAATCTGTATGGTCGCCGTCCAGTTACGAAACCTCTTATATCTGCGAGAAATTTAAGAAccataaaacaataa